Sequence from the Drosophila subpulchrella strain 33 F10 #4 breed RU33 chromosome 3R, RU_Dsub_v1.1 Primary Assembly, whole genome shotgun sequence genome:
AATCGCCTATCACAGCTCCAATTATTAGCAAAAGGCAAGTGCTCTATATCGGCGGCCGTTAATGGAACTGGAACTGGAGCTAAACTCTCAGCCGAACAATGAGGAACCAACTTTGTTGGATGGCAATtagatttaaatattaaacgcTACCGCTCGTCGTAAATGAATATCTAACGAGTTTAATTGGAGCGATAATCACAACAACAGTAGGCCAGAGAACGGAGACAAGCACAAAAGCAAAAGACagaaaaaaacaagtaaataAGTAATGGCTAGAGCGTTAATTAGTCAGAACGCTTATAGCAAATATTAACTTAATAACCATCCAGAAGGACCAGAGAACCCGCTCTCTGATGTCACGTTGTTATGGTGCATATCTCGACCAGGGAAAgcatattacgtatacgcactGGCAGGCAGATTAGAGAACTGCAGCGGTGATTAGTATGCTATTGAAATTACTTAACCGCCTGACCCCAAATTAAATAGCAATGGGAAGTCGAGCAGCGCACTTAATACCTCATCGGCCGGGTCGCGTATCGCAATCAGCGTCGCCGTCTAAGCCAACAGTTATTAAACAATAATCAAAATACTATAATTAATGACACAGAGCCGCAACTCTGACGCCAGCGAAGGCGGAAGGAGGAAGGAGGAGTGCAGCTAGTCTCTGAGCACATAAATCAGAGAGCCCCAAAGCGAACCGAAACCGTTTTCAGGTGGGGCATCAGCAGCAGGCACTATAATCCTGCTTATCGAAAATTTGTCATTTATTCAGTTATGCGTAATGCTGCTCCTGATAGTCCCCCGTTTTTCAGATATCTCGTTAGCCAACTGTCACTATTTGTTAGCGCGCGCCAATCTCCGTTCTCCATTCTCCATTCTCCATGGTCCGTTCCCATTTCCATACCGCCCACCCACTCGGACGGGCTCCCACTCCCGGTGGCTCTTCCGTTCCAGCTGCTGCAAAAGTTCAAACACGACAGCAGCCACATAATTAGCCTGCAtatgaaaacattttagagGTTTCGACCGTTGTTCGTTTCGAATCGTTTCGCCAACTTCCGTTCGCCGCTGCTCGGGATCTGGATAGGTAGGGGGTGGTATGATAAGCCTGGCACATCCTCCAGCCGAGTACTCCTATAAATACCTGTTGCCAATGGCTTTTGGCCAACATTTATTCACGGTCGCGTCCGCTGATTACACACAGTCCGCCAAACAATTGCATTGTGATATCGTTAGCGCTCCGAAATACTCAAGTTCCCACTTTGGACCAGGTAAGtgtttaaattcgaaactgCCCTCAGCCTTACTTTCCCATAAATAACTACAGATAGTTCAGTTTAAACTTTAAACAATACATCACATATAAAGCAAGTAACTGCGCTTTCTAAGAACTATTAGATGTACTCTTTAACCTTAATAACCCAAACTGGTCGTAAAACAATGATTGACAGCTGCGTCCTTTCGTTCGGTTCAAGTCGGCCCTAACTAGAAGCTAAGTGCCTTATAATACTTGTAATTATCGGCTTTATTTGCTTTTTAGCTGTGCTGAAGTATTAGCAACTTGCGTCAGTCCCGCCCAAAAATCATTGGGTGACCATAAATGACGGCAGTTCGGTTGTGTGATCATTTACCGAGTTTTAACCAATTAACATACTAGATTACCAGCTATTAACTAAGACCCTCCAAAGATCCAGACCCCTAAATAGGTCCCTGAGCGATATGAGATCTAAATTACTTAATATCGGTTGTTAATTCTAAGGTTCTTTCTACCCGGTAAACGATTATTATGAATGGAAAAAACCAATTGTATGCATTTTAATACTAACGTTTTTCTACGAAACCCTTATTTTTATGAGTTTCttaaaaaatcattatttttaaaaagcaaCGCAAGAGATAACGAATGACTAAATGTACTTTATCATTAGCGGTTGCTAATTTTTGACGACCTTCCCTAACATAACcaaatatttagatatttgcttaaattttggttttgtatttattaaatgTGAAAAATTGAGGTTGagtaaaagttaaatatttaaattatgataCATATTAGATAATATAAAGTTACATTAAAAGTTATACCTGATAATTTTGCAGAACCATGTGTCAAACAATGCGTTGCATCCTGATTGTCTGTGTGGCCCTCGCTCTTCTTGCCGCCGGCTGCAGTGTGGAGGCCTCGAACTCCAGACCTCCGCGCAAGAACGATGTCAATACCATGGCCGATGCCTATAAGTTCCTGCAGGATCTGGACACCTACTACGGAGACCGAGCCCGAGTTCGCTTCGGAAAGCGGGGAGGCCTAATGGAAATCCTGAGGAATCGCGAGATGGACAACTTTAACCTGGGAAAAAGTGCTAACAATGGAGGAGAATTGGTAACCAGAGAAGAATTCACTTACGACGGAAAAATATAGATTTATCCTGCAGGTCCGCGCTTTGGATGAGGAGGAAGTGTTCTAATCCCACTCTAGGCAACCTTGGCAACGTCAGTAACTCATGATTATATTTATTAGCATACGCCTTTTTGGTTTAGATTGTTTTTCGGGGCAATAGTTTAACGAGTTGGGAGAAAAATAGTAGTTGCAGCTACAGAATTAAGTATTTACTCTAGTCTTGATGTTTGTTGAATAAACGAATTATCCAAAAAGTGGTCTTCGTGATgcttaaattataataaagaGTGCAATGATCAAATGGtggtttttaattaaacattGTTGTTTGGAAAAGTGAATTAAGATTCTTATCTAATTCACCAGTGCTTCAAAGAAATTTCGACTTTGAattctaaaaataataatcCAAATGGTGTACACTTTAAggagataaaaaattttaagtttatGTTAGTCCAAATGTCATATTATTCGGGGATCTTTCTTAATTTGAAACTCGTGCCAAGTCCAAGTATTGTTGTTGGATTTATGAAAGCTAAGAATGACTTTTACTTGCCTACTTTTGGGCCTGAAATATACTTGAATAGACAGAATCTATATAAAATTAAGAGAATTCGAAATCAATCGAAACGATTTAGGACGATTAcagatacaatttttaaatgtgaggacttatattattaaaataaaaacaccgaatttACAAAGGCAAGTACCCCTCCATACATGCGGCAACTGTGATAAGGTCAATAAGAAATGGCTTAATAAGATCAGCAATCATTGTGATAGCTTCTTACTCAAAGGCAGAATTGCGATCGCCAGCAGGAACAGCTCGCAATGATCCTGGATGTTTGAGCCGACCAAGATTGCGCCAACGGCCGCTCCACAGCGGCACCACATCAGGCTGATGCACAGAGCCTTGGCGCGAATGAAGGTGGGCACAAAGCGCAAGAGGGCACCACCCAGCAGACCAATTGCAACGCCGGGAAAGGCGAGCAGGAACACCAGCGAAAAGAGTTGCATCATGGGATCGGTGACAACGATTAGCAGAAAGCCAAATGTGGAGGCGGACACTAGGGAGAAGACGAACATCACCTTCTTGTGCACGCAGAAGAGCGAAAGCCAGCACAGGTTGTACAGAGCAACATACACAGCTCCCAGTACAAAGGAATTATTGAAGCCCTTGAAGGAGTCGTCGCAGACCTAAAAAACTCAAGAGCTTAGTAAGGGATATATTCTTTAGACTCCTCAGCTTACCGCCTCGAAGTCAACCTCAGTTTCCATAATCGGACCTGTCTCAGGCACAAATAGTACCCTGCAGAAGGTCATGCCCTGCGTGTTGCCCTGCCGCATATTGCAACGATTTCTCATGGCTGTGAACCAAATGCCCAGGCCATTGGACCTGTGGATTCGTGGACCAATAAATTGGAAATCCTTAGGACAGCCAGCACACTCACAATAGACCCAGGACGAACATGACAAAGCAAACGCAGAGAAAGTAGCCAATATAGGGTTTTCGAAATAGGGGCATCGCATCGTCGAGCATGGACCTCAAGATGTTCTGTTTGCTCTTCCGCCGCTTCACCCGGACATGATCTTCGTAGGCGAGCATGTGTTGTATCTGGTCGTCGGTAAGACCGTGCCCAGTATTCTTCTTGGATATCCATTCCATGGTGGCCAATCCCTTCTGTGTATCGCCAATCATCATCAAGAACTTGGGACTCTCGGGCAGGTGGAGCAGCAGGAAAAAGGCCACCACGCCCGGCAGAATGTATATGCAGCCCAATACACGCCAAGGTCTCAGCGTCAGGTCGCCCACCAACTCCACCtcaaaatcaatgaaatcCTGGCTCAAAAAAAGCGTGGCCCAAGCTGGGCAGGAGATCATGGCGAAGCCGCTGAACATGTACATGTGAGTAATTGTACGCACTAGAATCCGTTGCGAGCAGAATTCACTTAGGTAGGTGGCTGCCACGAAACTTGGACCGGCCACACTGATCGGAGGATAAAAGTCTCATCTCGTTTAATTAACACATGATACTC
This genomic interval carries:
- the LOC119555296 gene encoding neuropeptide F isoform X2, translated to MCQTMRCILIVCVALALLAAGCSVEASNSRPPRKNDVNTMADAYKFLQDLDTYYGDRARVRFGKRGGLMEILRNREMDNFNLGKSANNGGELEEVF
- the LOC119555296 gene encoding neuropeptide F isoform X3 — translated: MCQTMRCILIVCVALALLAAGCSVEASNSRPPRKNDVNTMADAYKFLQDLDTYYGDRARVRFGKRGGLMEILRNREMDNFNLGKSANNGGELEVF
- the LOC119555296 gene encoding neuropeptide F isoform X1; this translates as MCQTMRCILIVCVALALLAAGCSVEASNSRPPRKNDVNTMADAYKFLQDLDTYYGDRARVRFGKRGGLMEILRNREMDNFNLGKSANNGGELVRALDEEEVF
- the LOC119555283 gene encoding synaptic vesicle glycoprotein 2C, with translation MENFDLVMEQIGFGRVHLFATLTLGLLQMLTIQETMGMGTIGPAAVCDLHMNQAQLASLTAAGFMGIICSSYFWGYITDKKGRRWTLLRTIIVSNLCSLASMFCISSTGFFVMRFVTCIFVAGPSFVAATYLSEFCSQRILVRTITHMYMFSGFAMISCPAWATLFLSQDFIDFEVELVGDLTLRPWRVLGCIYILPGVVAFFLLLHLPESPKFLMMIGDTQKGLATMEWISKKNTGHGLTDDQIQHMLAYEDHVRVKRRKSKQNILRSMLDDAMPLFRKPYIGYFLCVCFVMFVLGLLSNGLGIWFTAMRNRCNMRQGNTQGMTFCRVLFVPETGPIMETEVDFEAVCDDSFKGFNNSFVLGAVYVALYNLCWLSLFCVHKKVMFVFSLVSASTFGFLLIVVTDPMMQLFSLVFLLAFPGVAIGLLGGALLRFVPTFIRAKALCISLMWCRCGAAVGAILVGSNIQDHCELFLLAIAILPLIAACMEGYLPL